A single genomic interval of Flavihumibacter rivuli harbors:
- a CDS encoding alpha/beta hydrolase family protein, protein MRSIFLTLSLFFSCIVNAQVKSSFIGSWMGKLNVGPGLRIVLHIEPAGDGQYSATLDSPDQQVNGIKTEGVIVSGDSIRINIPSINGRIAGRMVNDSTISASLYQGGPVPVSFRRMARGEAVQGPARPQTPQPPFPYRADSVVYKSRDGKLTYGATITIPNGKGPFPSIILITGSGAQDRDENILGHRMFAVLSDMLTRNGYLVLRADDRGVGVSTGDFNMATSADFAADVKEHLYYLQQLPQVDTKRIGLLGHSEGGMIAPMVAAERKDLAFLILLAAPGVPVVQLMAEQNIAVLRSAGLDSNAATTYGRFFRDAVPALVKAPTKDSAVSLMANALKEWRATTHPNIVMAATGVRNDSTAKGYVNTMVNSLYTPWYRYFISFDPQPWLARVKTKVLALNGERDIQVLAASNLEGIRKGLGKARNKDFTIRYLPGLNHLFQTCKSCSLNEYGQLTETISPAALDVIREWLLEKVPPVKQ, encoded by the coding sequence ATGCGTTCTATTTTCCTCACCTTGTCATTGTTCTTTTCCTGCATTGTAAACGCCCAGGTTAAATCTTCCTTTATTGGCAGTTGGATGGGGAAACTCAATGTGGGTCCGGGTTTGCGTATCGTGCTCCATATAGAACCAGCCGGTGATGGCCAGTATTCGGCAACGCTTGACAGTCCTGACCAGCAAGTGAATGGGATTAAAACAGAAGGTGTTATTGTTTCAGGCGATAGCATCAGGATCAACATACCCTCGATAAATGGTCGTATTGCAGGAAGGATGGTAAACGATTCAACCATCAGTGCGAGTCTTTACCAGGGTGGCCCTGTACCCGTGAGTTTTCGCCGCATGGCAAGGGGAGAAGCGGTGCAGGGACCAGCCAGGCCCCAAACACCCCAGCCTCCATTTCCTTATCGCGCTGATAGTGTGGTATACAAAAGCAGGGATGGGAAATTGACCTATGGGGCAACCATCACCATACCCAATGGTAAGGGGCCATTTCCATCCATCATACTGATAACAGGTTCCGGTGCGCAGGATCGTGATGAGAATATTCTTGGTCACAGGATGTTTGCCGTACTATCGGATATGCTTACCCGAAACGGTTACCTGGTACTGAGGGCTGATGACAGGGGAGTGGGCGTTTCCACCGGTGACTTCAATATGGCTACTTCAGCCGACTTCGCTGCCGATGTAAAGGAACACCTGTATTACCTGCAACAACTCCCGCAAGTGGATACCAAAAGAATCGGTCTTCTTGGCCATAGTGAGGGCGGTATGATCGCCCCGATGGTTGCAGCTGAAAGGAAGGACCTTGCATTTCTCATCCTGCTGGCAGCCCCGGGAGTCCCTGTAGTACAGCTCATGGCGGAACAGAATATTGCAGTTTTAAGGTCGGCAGGATTGGATTCCAATGCAGCCACAACTTATGGACGATTTTTCCGCGATGCAGTACCCGCATTGGTAAAGGCACCGACGAAGGACAGTGCGGTTTCATTGATGGCAAATGCTTTAAAAGAATGGCGCGCCACTACCCATCCCAATATTGTTATGGCTGCAACAGGCGTGAGAAATGATAGCACCGCAAAGGGCTATGTGAATACCATGGTCAATTCCCTCTATACTCCCTGGTACAGGTATTTTATTTCCTTCGATCCGCAGCCCTGGCTGGCCAGGGTAAAGACAAAGGTGCTGGCCCTGAATGGGGAAAGGGATATACAGGTACTCGCCGCTTCTAACCTGGAAGGAATTCGCAAGGGGTTGGGGAAAGCCCGCAACAAAGACTTTACGATCCGTTACCTGCCGGGGTTGAACCATTTGTTCCAAACCTGTAAAAGTTGCAGCCTGAACGAGTATGGCCAGCTCACGGAAACCATTTCCCCCGCAGCCCTGGATGTCATCAGGGAATGGCTGTTGGAAAAGGTGCCACCCGTTAAGCAATAA
- a CDS encoding deoxyhypusine synthase family protein yields the protein MSKGPVSQFIQHHYRHFNAAALVDAAKGYEKHLLEGGKMMVTLAGAMSTAELGVSLAEMIRQGKVDIISCTGANLEEDIMNLVAHSHYRRIPNYRDLTPEQEWELLENGLNRVTDTCIPEEEAFRKIQHHIAKIWKDADAAGERYFPHEYMYKLLLSGVMKDDYEIDPKDSWMIAAAERNIPIIVGGWEDSTMGNIFASYVIKNEVKASTMKSGIEYMVWLADWYRHNSGGKGVGFFQIGGGIAGDFPICVVPMMYQDLEWHDVPFWSYFCQISDSTTSYGSYSGAVPNEKITWGKLDIKTPKYIVESDATIVAPLIFAYILGW from the coding sequence ATGAGTAAAGGTCCTGTTTCGCAGTTTATTCAGCACCACTACCGCCACTTTAATGCGGCTGCATTGGTGGACGCCGCCAAAGGATATGAAAAGCACCTCCTGGAAGGTGGTAAAATGATGGTAACCCTGGCCGGTGCCATGAGTACTGCAGAATTAGGGGTTTCCCTGGCTGAGATGATACGTCAGGGTAAAGTGGATATTATCAGTTGTACAGGTGCCAACCTGGAAGAAGATATCATGAACCTGGTGGCTCACTCCCATTACAGGAGGATCCCCAACTACCGCGACCTGACCCCTGAGCAGGAATGGGAATTGCTGGAAAACGGTTTGAACCGCGTTACCGATACCTGTATCCCTGAAGAAGAGGCATTCCGTAAGATCCAGCACCATATTGCCAAGATCTGGAAAGATGCTGATGCTGCCGGTGAGCGCTATTTCCCGCATGAATACATGTACAAATTATTGCTGAGCGGCGTAATGAAGGATGATTACGAGATCGATCCCAAGGATAGCTGGATGATCGCTGCCGCAGAACGCAACATCCCGATCATTGTAGGCGGATGGGAGGACAGTACCATGGGTAATATCTTCGCTTCCTATGTGATAAAGAATGAAGTGAAGGCTTCTACCATGAAGAGTGGAATTGAATATATGGTATGGCTGGCCGATTGGTACCGTCACAATAGCGGTGGAAAGGGCGTAGGCTTTTTCCAGATCGGTGGTGGTATTGCCGGTGACTTCCCCATTTGCGTGGTTCCCATGATGTACCAGGACCTGGAATGGCATGATGTTCCATTCTGGAGCTATTTCTGCCAGATCAGTGACTCCACCACCTCCTACGGGTCTTACTCCGGTGCTGTTCCTAATGAGAAGATCACCTGGGGTAAGCTGGACATCAAGACCCCCAAGTACATTGTTGAAAGTGATGCTACTATCGTAGCCCCCCTCATCTTCGCTTATATCCTGGGCTGGTAA
- a CDS encoding DUF2911 domain-containing protein → MRNLLLLAFSVFLFQSASAQSKFPTVDKSGMDVSYYPANFPILKIQDKATEPLLARVLYSRPQKGGRVVFGELVEFGSVWRLGANEATEIDFFKDARIGNTKIKKGRYTIYAIPTPGKWTIILNRDTDTWGAFKYDVKKDILRTEVPVSKLSEPLEAFSMFFEKSNGNVNLVIGWDDSMVKLPIYF, encoded by the coding sequence ATGAGAAACTTGTTGTTACTGGCTTTTTCTGTTTTCCTTTTCCAGTCTGCATCGGCCCAGAGCAAATTTCCCACAGTTGATAAATCGGGAATGGATGTGAGCTATTACCCAGCCAACTTCCCCATCCTGAAGATACAGGACAAGGCAACTGAACCCCTATTGGCCAGGGTGCTTTACAGCCGTCCCCAAAAAGGTGGCCGTGTTGTATTCGGCGAACTGGTGGAGTTTGGTTCTGTATGGAGGCTGGGCGCCAACGAAGCAACAGAGATCGACTTTTTCAAGGATGCGAGGATTGGAAATACCAAGATCAAGAAAGGCCGTTATACCATTTATGCCATCCCAACTCCCGGTAAATGGACCATCATCCTGAACCGTGATACCGATACCTGGGGCGCTTTCAAATACGATGTAAAGAAGGATATCCTTCGTACCGAAGTTCCCGTGAGTAAGCTATCGGAGCCATTGGAAGCCTTCAGCATGTTTTTTGAGAAAAGCAATGGAAATGTGAACCTGGTAATTGGCTGGGATGATTCCATGGTTAAACTGCCTATCTATTTTTAA
- a CDS encoding enoyl-CoA hydratase/isomerase family protein: protein MIHEVKGGYVKSETHKGITSIEFFHPQSNSMPGKLLQELANEITNAGNDPDTRVIILRSTGEKVFCSGASFDELSNIRTAQEGLAFFSGFAQVINAMRKAPKLIIGRIHGKCVGGGVGLAASVDYAIAVEGADVKLSELAVGIGPFVVGPAVERKIGTSAFSQIAIDATMWRNSDWARRKGLYAELHPNLDSMEESINRLANTLAASSPEAMLEMKKVFWKGTENWDQLLAERAAISGRLILSDYSKNAIEKFKSKVVSSS, encoded by the coding sequence ATGATACATGAAGTAAAAGGCGGTTATGTAAAATCCGAAACGCACAAAGGCATCACTTCAATAGAATTCTTCCATCCACAGAGCAATTCAATGCCCGGCAAACTGTTGCAGGAATTGGCTAACGAGATCACCAATGCCGGTAACGACCCGGATACCAGGGTGATCATCCTTCGTTCCACTGGTGAGAAGGTGTTCTGTTCCGGCGCCTCCTTCGATGAACTCAGTAATATCCGTACTGCACAGGAAGGATTGGCCTTCTTCAGTGGATTTGCCCAGGTGATCAATGCCATGCGCAAGGCACCCAAACTAATCATCGGTCGTATCCACGGTAAATGCGTGGGTGGCGGCGTTGGACTTGCCGCTTCAGTTGATTATGCCATTGCTGTTGAAGGAGCTGATGTTAAATTAAGTGAGCTGGCCGTTGGTATCGGGCCATTTGTTGTAGGACCTGCCGTGGAAAGGAAGATCGGCACATCTGCCTTCTCACAGATCGCTATTGATGCCACCATGTGGCGCAACAGCGATTGGGCAAGGAGAAAAGGGCTCTATGCTGAACTGCATCCCAATCTCGACAGTATGGAAGAATCGATCAACAGGCTGGCCAACACCCTGGCCGCTTCATCACCCGAAGCCATGCTGGAAATGAAAAAGGTTTTCTGGAAAGGAACTGAGAACTGGGACCAGTTGCTGGCTGAAAGGGCTGCCATCAGTGGCCGCCTGATCTTAAGCGATTATTCAAAGAATGCAATTGAGAAATTCAAGTCCAAAGTGGTAAGCTCGTCCTAA
- the asnB gene encoding asparagine synthase (glutamine-hydrolyzing) — MCGIAGILQPFPSPEHSVRDERCLELMTDALAHRGPDGEGHWQDPSGNCWLGHRRLAIIDTSSAAAQPMQYLDRYSITYNGELYNYIELKERLSGIGYRFRTQSDTEVILAAYDHYKEKCLQHFDGMFAMAIYDVQGKSLFLARDRFGEKPLFYCWDKEERFFFASEMKALWAAGIKRDPDPSLLLLFFTTGQSFMPLEPERSGYLGIWQLPPSCYAKVNLHAGAVNVEIIRYWDLDKLTGEGISETEALGHIRQLLAVSVQHRLRSDVPLGISLSGGIDSSTIAALVSGFSKDGHGLKAFSAVFPGFERDESAAINQVCNHLGLESYLVTADAPDLGHDLQTLIRHHEQPIGSASAWIQHKVYEKAKAEGVKVLLDGQGADEVFGGYPRYFHWYLQETWRRLQFRNCRSERKALQANGFNFNWGIANQLASLFPFAAQRQLEKRQALQTMGTGWVHPDFAQETRKGLKFYKPVVLGLNDILYHDTMNGSLQELLRYADRNSMYHGREVRLPYLNHFLVQFAFTLPSTLKINRGFGKMILRRAAEGLLPESILWQKGKIGFEPPQEDWMASPGMKDLVMDSRGRLVREGIFLPGVMQKDIVATPAHDARNADWRSIVWATLLH, encoded by the coding sequence ATGTGCGGTATAGCAGGCATCCTTCAACCTTTCCCCTCACCCGAGCATTCGGTTAGGGATGAACGTTGCCTTGAGCTCATGACGGATGCATTGGCGCACCGGGGGCCAGATGGCGAAGGCCATTGGCAAGACCCTTCAGGCAATTGTTGGCTTGGGCACCGGAGGCTCGCCATCATTGATACCAGCAGCGCTGCCGCCCAACCCATGCAATACCTCGACCGCTATTCCATTACCTATAATGGGGAGTTATACAATTACATTGAATTAAAGGAACGGTTGTCCGGTATTGGCTACCGGTTCAGGACCCAATCGGATACAGAAGTGATCCTGGCTGCCTATGATCATTATAAGGAAAAATGCCTCCAACACTTTGATGGCATGTTCGCCATGGCCATTTATGATGTGCAAGGCAAAAGCCTTTTCCTGGCCCGGGATCGGTTTGGGGAGAAACCCCTATTCTATTGCTGGGATAAAGAGGAACGATTCTTCTTTGCATCAGAAATGAAGGCGCTGTGGGCAGCAGGTATCAAGAGGGATCCTGACCCATCCTTATTGCTGTTGTTCTTCACCACCGGCCAAAGCTTTATGCCGCTGGAACCGGAACGCTCCGGCTACCTGGGAATATGGCAGCTTCCACCCTCCTGCTACGCTAAGGTAAACCTGCATGCGGGAGCGGTGAATGTTGAGATCATCCGGTATTGGGACCTTGATAAACTTACCGGTGAAGGGATCAGTGAAACAGAAGCCCTTGGTCATATCAGGCAGCTTTTGGCTGTTTCCGTGCAGCACCGTTTGAGAAGCGATGTGCCATTGGGTATTTCCCTGAGCGGCGGCATTGATAGTAGTACCATTGCGGCATTGGTATCAGGATTTAGTAAGGATGGCCATGGCCTGAAAGCCTTTTCAGCTGTATTCCCGGGATTTGAACGGGATGAATCGGCGGCTATTAACCAGGTTTGCAACCACTTGGGCCTGGAGTCTTACCTGGTAACGGCAGATGCACCAGACCTTGGCCATGACCTGCAAACCCTGATCAGGCATCATGAACAGCCTATTGGTTCTGCCAGTGCCTGGATCCAGCACAAAGTATATGAGAAGGCTAAGGCCGAAGGGGTGAAGGTGCTTTTGGATGGCCAGGGGGCGGATGAGGTTTTTGGTGGCTATCCAAGGTATTTCCATTGGTATCTGCAAGAAACCTGGCGTCGCTTGCAATTCAGGAACTGCCGGTCAGAGCGCAAGGCGCTTCAAGCCAATGGATTCAATTTTAATTGGGGCATTGCCAATCAACTGGCCTCCCTTTTCCCATTTGCAGCCCAACGACAATTGGAGAAAAGGCAAGCCCTGCAAACCATGGGGACTGGTTGGGTCCATCCTGATTTTGCACAGGAGACCCGGAAGGGGCTTAAGTTCTATAAGCCTGTGGTCCTTGGGTTGAACGACATCCTTTACCATGATACCATGAATGGTTCCCTGCAGGAATTATTGCGCTATGCTGACCGCAATAGTATGTACCATGGTCGGGAGGTAAGGCTGCCCTACCTGAACCATTTCCTGGTGCAGTTTGCCTTTACCCTTCCCTCCACCCTCAAGATCAACAGGGGCTTTGGGAAGATGATATTGCGCCGGGCTGCGGAAGGCTTATTGCCGGAAAGTATCTTATGGCAGAAGGGGAAGATCGGCTTTGAGCCGCCACAGGAAGATTGGATGGCCTCACCGGGAATGAAGGACCTGGTGATGGACTCCAGGGGCAGGTTAGTAAGGGAAGGGATATTCCTTCCCGGTGTAATGCAAAAAGATATAGTAGCAACCCCTGCCCACGATGCCCGGAATGCTGATTGGAGGAGCATTGTCTGGGCTACCCTCCTGCATTAG
- a CDS encoding ACP phosphodiesterase, translating into MNYLAHAYLSFRQPELLLGNMISDYVKGKARFSYPAGIQDGIMLHRAIDTFTDEHPVNVRARQIFKPVVGLYASAFVDVVYDHFLATDPIAFSTQSLGQFSQWVYKTLEPFQSLFPERFAGMFPFMKSQDWLLNYQHKWGIERSMEGLVRRAKYLEESQPAFQVFEQHYNFLEGCYQHFFPELMLFVSNYYREKIIARGKP; encoded by the coding sequence ATGAACTACCTGGCACATGCATACCTTTCTTTCAGGCAACCCGAGCTGTTGCTGGGTAACATGATCAGTGATTATGTAAAGGGTAAGGCCAGGTTCAGTTATCCCGCCGGGATCCAGGATGGGATAATGTTGCACAGGGCAATTGATACTTTCACCGATGAACATCCGGTTAATGTAAGGGCCAGGCAAATCTTCAAGCCAGTGGTAGGCCTATATGCCTCCGCATTCGTGGATGTGGTGTATGATCATTTCCTCGCTACTGACCCTATTGCATTTTCAACGCAGTCGCTTGGGCAATTCAGCCAGTGGGTGTATAAGACACTGGAGCCTTTCCAGTCTTTATTTCCGGAAAGGTTTGCCGGCATGTTCCCTTTTATGAAAAGCCAGGATTGGTTGTTGAATTACCAACACAAATGGGGTATTGAAAGAAGTATGGAAGGATTGGTGAGAAGGGCAAAATACCTGGAAGAGAGCCAGCCGGCCTTCCAGGTATTTGAGCAACATTACAACTTCCTGGAAGGCTGTTACCAGCATTTCTTCCCCGAGCTGATGTTGTTTGTCAGTAATTATTACCGCGAAAAGATCATTGCCCGGGGAAAACCTTGA
- a CDS encoding acetyl-CoA hydrolase/transferase family protein, which produces MRPPIEYVSPAEALSVIQSGNRVFIHGSAQTPSFMMQHLALQKDRLRNVELVNISVYGDMVVDKPEYQGHFHINSLFVSASIRDAVKEGRADYVPVFLSEIPELFKQGILPLDVAIVQVSVPDRHGYCSLGVSVDIARSAVNTAKIVIAQVNPNVPRTHGDGMIHVNRFHAMVYCEDPLHEAVFGGSVSPEEARIGQYIAELIEDRSTLQMGIGAIPDAVLKCLGNHKDLGVHTEMCSDGIIDLFERDIINNKYKKIHPNKTVTGFALGTKRLYDYVNDNPAFAFLDIDYVNETSVIRRNPKMVAINSAVEIDLTGQVCADSIGTFQFSGIGGQMDFMRGAALSEGGKPIIALPSRTAKGIARIVPFLKQGAGVVTTRGHVHYVVTEYGVAYLYGKNLRQRAKALIDIAHPDDREMLERACHERFKVFPGQ; this is translated from the coding sequence ATGCGCCCTCCTATTGAATATGTTTCCCCTGCTGAAGCTTTGTCCGTTATCCAATCCGGCAACCGGGTGTTCATTCACGGAAGTGCCCAAACGCCCTCATTCATGATGCAACACCTTGCCTTGCAGAAGGACCGCCTCCGTAATGTGGAACTGGTGAACATCAGTGTATACGGGGATATGGTCGTAGACAAGCCAGAATACCAGGGACATTTCCATATCAATTCCCTGTTTGTCTCGGCATCCATCAGGGATGCTGTTAAAGAGGGCCGGGCCGATTATGTACCCGTTTTCCTGAGCGAGATCCCCGAATTGTTCAAGCAGGGCATCCTTCCCCTGGATGTGGCCATCGTGCAGGTGTCGGTACCAGACAGGCATGGCTACTGTTCCCTGGGTGTATCGGTTGATATTGCCCGGTCTGCGGTGAATACAGCAAAGATTGTGATCGCACAGGTTAACCCCAATGTGCCCCGGACCCATGGCGACGGCATGATCCATGTAAACAGGTTCCATGCCATGGTCTATTGTGAGGATCCCCTGCATGAAGCTGTTTTTGGTGGAAGCGTGAGCCCGGAAGAGGCCAGGATAGGCCAGTACATTGCAGAACTGATCGAGGACAGGAGTACGCTCCAGATGGGCATCGGGGCCATTCCTGATGCAGTGTTGAAATGCCTGGGCAACCATAAGGACCTTGGTGTGCATACCGAAATGTGCAGTGATGGCATCATTGATCTTTTTGAACGCGACATTATCAACAACAAATACAAGAAGATACACCCCAATAAAACGGTAACCGGTTTTGCATTGGGTACGAAAAGGCTTTACGATTATGTGAATGATAACCCGGCCTTTGCCTTCCTTGATATCGACTATGTGAACGAGACCAGTGTGATCAGGAGGAATCCCAAGATGGTCGCTATCAACAGTGCAGTCGAGATCGACCTTACCGGGCAGGTCTGCGCTGACTCCATCGGCACCTTTCAGTTCTCAGGGATTGGCGGCCAGATGGATTTCATGCGGGGTGCCGCACTCAGCGAAGGGGGCAAACCCATTATTGCCCTGCCTTCCAGGACCGCGAAAGGTATCGCACGCATCGTTCCTTTCCTGAAACAGGGAGCAGGGGTGGTTACTACCAGGGGGCATGTGCATTATGTGGTCACTGAATATGGGGTAGCCTACCTCTACGGGAAGAACCTTCGCCAAAGGGCAAAGGCCTTGATCGATATTGCGCATCCCGATGACCGGGAAATGCTGGAAAGGGCTTGTCATGAAAGATTCAAGGTTTTCCCCGGGCAATGA
- a CDS encoding TIGR02757 family protein, producing the protein MAVSSSKKEALKLIEFLNRKVEEYDKPEFIPDDPICVPHRFTKKADIEIAGLFASIFAWGNRTTIINKSNELMKRMHDSPHDFVLHHTDKDLRDLLDFKHRTFNATDLLYFIDFLNRHYSRFDSLETAFSQWMDSGAEDITQALNGFYTYFFTGEDVPSRTRKHIAAPMRQSTCKRLNMYLRWMVRQDRSGVDFGIWNTISPSQLICPIDVHVARVARRFGLLDRNQVDWQAALELTAYLRKMDPADPVKYDFALFGLGVVEKY; encoded by the coding sequence ATGGCAGTTAGCAGCTCGAAGAAGGAAGCATTAAAACTGATAGAGTTCCTTAACCGGAAGGTGGAGGAGTACGACAAGCCTGAATTTATTCCGGATGACCCCATCTGTGTTCCCCATCGCTTTACCAAAAAAGCGGACATTGAGATAGCCGGATTGTTTGCTTCCATTTTTGCCTGGGGCAACCGTACCACCATCATCAACAAGAGCAATGAACTGATGAAGCGGATGCACGACAGTCCGCATGATTTTGTACTTCACCACACCGATAAAGACCTCAGGGACCTGCTGGATTTCAAGCACAGGACCTTCAATGCCACTGACCTCTTGTACTTCATCGATTTCCTGAACCGGCATTATTCAAGGTTTGATAGCCTGGAAACCGCTTTTAGTCAATGGATGGATAGTGGAGCAGAAGATATCACCCAGGCATTGAATGGCTTCTATACTTATTTCTTTACCGGGGAGGATGTGCCCTCCCGAACCCGTAAGCATATTGCTGCACCCATGCGGCAGTCGACCTGCAAACGCCTGAATATGTACCTAAGGTGGATGGTACGCCAGGATAGGTCCGGGGTTGATTTTGGCATCTGGAATACGATCAGCCCTTCCCAGTTGATCTGCCCGATTGATGTGCATGTAGCGCGGGTGGCAAGGCGATTTGGTTTGCTGGACCGCAACCAGGTGGATTGGCAGGCTGCCCTTGAGCTTACTGCCTATTTGCGTAAGATGGATCCTGCTGATCCGGTGAAATACGATTTTGCCCTTTTCGGCCTGGGTGTTGTTGAAAAATACTGA
- a CDS encoding cystathionine gamma-synthase, whose protein sequence is MKLATKIIHAGMEPDPSTGAIMTPIYQTSTYVQESPGQHKGYEYARSQNPTRKALEEAFAQIENGKFGLAFSSGVAATDAVIKLLQPGDEVIAASDMYGGTYRLFTRVFEKFGIRFHYVDTTNPENVSAAITEKTRLIWLETPTNPLMNITDIAAVSAIAKKAGALLCVDNTFASPYLQNPLDFGADIVMHSATKYLGGHSDVIQGALIMNDPALREQLYFIQKSCGAVPGPMDCFLVLRGIKTLHLRMQRHCENGEKVARWLRNHPKVGKVYWCGFEDHPGYAVASKQMRGFGGMMSFVLKDDSVEAAKRVLSSTKLFSLAESLGGVESLINHPASMTHASIPREERLKNGLTDSLIRLSVGVEDADDLIEDLNQAIG, encoded by the coding sequence ATGAAGCTTGCGACTAAGATCATTCATGCAGGAATGGAACCAGATCCCAGTACTGGTGCGATCATGACTCCTATCTACCAGACCTCAACCTATGTACAGGAATCACCTGGCCAACATAAAGGGTATGAATATGCGCGTTCCCAGAATCCAACCAGGAAGGCGCTGGAAGAAGCCTTCGCCCAGATCGAGAATGGAAAGTTCGGCCTGGCCTTCAGCAGTGGTGTTGCCGCCACTGATGCGGTGATCAAGTTATTGCAGCCCGGTGATGAGGTGATCGCCGCCAGCGATATGTATGGGGGCACCTACCGTTTGTTCACCAGGGTGTTCGAAAAGTTTGGCATCCGTTTTCATTATGTTGATACCACTAACCCCGAAAATGTTAGTGCTGCCATTACGGAGAAGACAAGGTTGATCTGGCTGGAAACCCCAACCAATCCCCTGATGAATATCACAGACATCGCTGCAGTATCAGCCATTGCAAAGAAGGCTGGTGCATTGCTTTGCGTTGACAACACATTTGCCTCTCCCTATTTACAGAATCCACTTGATTTTGGTGCGGATATCGTGATGCACTCTGCCACCAAATACCTGGGTGGCCACAGTGATGTGATCCAGGGTGCCTTGATCATGAATGACCCTGCTTTAAGGGAGCAGCTGTACTTTATCCAGAAAAGTTGCGGTGCCGTTCCCGGCCCAATGGATTGCTTCCTGGTACTGCGAGGTATAAAAACCCTGCACCTGCGTATGCAAAGGCATTGCGAGAATGGGGAGAAGGTCGCCAGGTGGTTGCGTAACCATCCCAAAGTAGGAAAGGTTTACTGGTGTGGCTTCGAAGACCATCCGGGTTATGCAGTGGCCAGCAAGCAGATGCGTGGCTTCGGTGGCATGATGAGTTTTGTTTTGAAGGATGATAGCGTAGAGGCAGCAAAGAGGGTATTGTCATCAACCAAACTCTTTTCCCTGGCAGAAAGCCTTGGTGGCGTAGAATCCCTCATCAATCACCCGGCCTCTATGACGCATGCTTCCATACCTAGGGAAGAACGCTTGAAGAATGGCCTGACCGATTCGCTGATCAGGCTGAGCGTTGGTGTTGAAGATGCGGATGACCTGATCGAGGACCTGAACCAGGCGATCGGTTAA